One genomic segment of Methanothermococcus okinawensis IH1 includes these proteins:
- a CDS encoding CDP-2,3-bis-(O-geranylgeranyl)-sn-glycerol synthase, which yields MSIIQLIYNSLIYILPAYVANASACIFGGGTPLDMGKKFVDGKRIVGNGVTYRGTFFGILCGIIVAVLEGMIVNLNIVNNIAFYFNIFEWVYIGFLLSLGALFGDMLGSFIKRRIGIAQGKPAPILDQIGFVVFAILFAYPIAPISIEMIIVLLIITPAVHLLGNIVAYLLGVKKVWW from the coding sequence ATGAGTATAATTCAATTAATATATAATTCATTGATATATATATTACCTGCATATGTTGCAAATGCTTCTGCATGCATATTTGGTGGAGGCACACCTTTGGATATGGGGAAAAAATTTGTTGATGGCAAGAGAATAGTTGGAAATGGGGTAACATATAGGGGAACTTTTTTTGGAATTTTATGTGGAATTATTGTAGCTGTTTTAGAAGGTATGATTGTAAATTTAAACATTGTTAATAATATTGCATTTTATTTTAATATATTTGAATGGGTATATATTGGTTTTTTATTATCGCTCGGAGCTCTGTTTGGTGACATGTTGGGAAGTTTTATTAAAAGAAGAATTGGAATTGCACAAGGAAAACCTGCTCCGATTCTTGACCAAATTGGTTTTGTAGTGTTTGCCATATTATTTGCCTATCCTATTGCTCCCATATCTATTGAAATGATAATTGTATTATTGATTATAACACCAGCAGTTCATTTGTTGGGTAATATTGTGGCATACCTATTGGGTGTCAAAAAAGTATGGTGGTGA